A section of the Sceloporus undulatus isolate JIND9_A2432 ecotype Alabama chromosome 3, SceUnd_v1.1, whole genome shotgun sequence genome encodes:
- the STRIT1 gene encoding sarcoplasmic/endoplasmic reticulum calcium ATPase regulator DWORF: MAQTETVLYSQYFVPILLLIAWIVGCILTVYFVFS, translated from the exons ATGGCACAAACAG agaCAGTTCTGTATTCCCAGTATTTTGTGCCCATTCTTCTCTTGATAGCCTGGATTGTAGGTTGTATACTGACAGTTTATTTTGTCTTCTCTTAA